One genomic segment of Ignavibacteriota bacterium includes these proteins:
- a CDS encoding glycosyltransferase family 4 protein codes for MNILFLTLVGTEDINERGIYNDLMRKFRDEGHSVFIVSPFERRLKKRTQLIEQYGIKLLKVKTLNIQKTNIIEKGLSTLSIEYLFLASIKKHFKNIKFDLVLYSTPPITFSKIISYIKKTCKAKSYLLLKDIFPQNAVDIGLMKEAGILHKYFRKKEKILYKLSDYIGCMSPANVEYLIKHNREIDVNKIEVNPNSIEPISVNGNINENTEIRYKYEIPHDALLFLYGGNLGKPQGIDFLIRVLDSQKENFNVFFLIIGDGTEFQKLNSWIQNIKPKNVKLIKTLLKKDYDKLVEVCDVGMIFLDKRFTIPNFPSRLLSYLENKKPVVFATDLATDIGKIAVENKFGLWSETYKINDFEKNLNFFVKSKDEITRMGLNGYNYLLKNYTTNHSYNIIMQHFENVQ; via the coding sequence ATGAACATTTTATTTTTAACCCTTGTTGGAACGGAAGACATAAATGAGCGTGGAATTTATAATGATTTAATGCGCAAATTTAGAGATGAAGGGCATTCGGTTTTTATTGTTTCACCATTTGAACGCAGACTTAAAAAACGAACTCAGTTAATTGAACAATACGGTATTAAACTTCTCAAAGTAAAAACACTAAATATCCAAAAAACAAATATTATTGAAAAGGGTTTAAGTACACTTTCCATAGAATATTTATTTTTAGCATCCATAAAAAAACATTTCAAAAATATTAAATTTGATTTAGTTCTATATTCTACTCCGCCTATTACTTTTTCCAAAATTATTTCGTATATAAAAAAAACATGTAAAGCCAAATCTTATCTTTTATTGAAGGATATATTTCCACAAAATGCTGTTGACATTGGTCTCATGAAAGAAGCGGGAATTCTTCATAAGTATTTCAGAAAGAAAGAGAAAATACTATATAAACTATCCGATTATATTGGCTGCATGTCGCCTGCTAATGTTGAATATTTAATCAAGCATAATAGAGAAATTGATGTAAATAAAATTGAAGTAAATCCAAATAGTATTGAACCGATTTCAGTTAATGGAAATATTAATGAAAATACTGAAATAAGGTATAAATATGAAATCCCGCACGATGCACTGTTATTTCTTTATGGTGGTAATTTAGGTAAACCTCAAGGTATAGACTTTTTAATTAGAGTATTGGATAGTCAAAAAGAAAATTTTAATGTTTTTTTCTTAATTATAGGTGATGGTACTGAATTTCAAAAACTAAATTCTTGGATACAAAATATTAAACCAAAAAATGTAAAATTAATAAAAACATTGCTTAAGAAAGATTACGATAAATTGGTTGAAGTATGTGATGTCGGAATGATTTTTCTTGATAAAAGATTTACAATCCCTAATTTCCCTTCAAGATTATTATCTTATTTGGAAAATAAAAAGCCTGTTGTTTTTGCTACTGATTTAGCAACTGATATTGGGAAAATTGCAGTTGAAAACAAATTTGGTCTTTGGAGTGAAACTTACAAAATTAATGATTTTGAAAAAAACTTAAATTTCTTTGTTAAAAGTAAAGATGAAATAACTAGAATGGGCCTTAATGGGTATAATTATTTGTTAAAAAATTATACAACAAATCATTCATACAATATTATAATGCAGCACTTTGAAAATGTACAGTAA
- the wecB gene encoding UDP-N-acetylglucosamine 2-epimerase (non-hydrolyzing), with amino-acid sequence MKKLKVLTVVGTRPEIIRLSRVIAKLDETESIEHILVHTGQNYDYELNQIFFEDLELRKPDYFLEAAGKNAAETIGHILIKIDPVLEKEKPDAFLVLGDTNSCLCAIPAKKRHIPIFHMEAGNRCFDQRVPEETNRKIVDHISDINLTYSSIAREYLLREGLPADRIIKTGSPMFEVLNHFLPKINSSTILSHLSLVTNHYFLISSHREENINNEKNFKGLINALNMLAEKYGLPVIVSTHPRTRNKLDQYNKSLVTNHQLPVTNNLIQFLKPMGFIDYNYLQMNAKVVLSDSGTISEESSILNFPAINIREAHERPEAMEEASVMMTGFNEERIFQAIKVLESQKRFDERTLRQVYDYSMPNVSDKVVRIIMSYTDYIKRVVWNE; translated from the coding sequence ATGAAAAAACTAAAAGTTCTCACCGTTGTTGGTACCAGACCGGAAATAATCCGTTTATCTCGTGTAATTGCTAAACTTGATGAAACAGAAAGTATTGAACATATTTTAGTTCATACCGGACAGAATTATGATTATGAGCTTAATCAAATATTTTTTGAAGACCTTGAATTAAGAAAACCCGATTATTTTCTTGAAGCTGCCGGTAAAAATGCCGCTGAAACAATTGGTCACATTTTAATTAAAATTGATCCTGTTTTAGAAAAAGAAAAACCCGATGCTTTTTTGGTTTTGGGTGATACAAATAGCTGTCTTTGTGCAATTCCGGCAAAGAAAAGACATATCCCAATATTTCATATGGAAGCTGGGAATAGATGTTTTGATCAAAGAGTGCCTGAAGAAACAAACAGAAAAATAGTTGATCATATTAGTGATATTAATTTAACATACAGTTCAATTGCAAGAGAATATTTGTTAAGAGAAGGTTTACCGGCAGATAGAATAATTAAAACCGGAAGCCCGATGTTTGAAGTACTGAATCACTTTTTGCCAAAAATAAATTCCTCAACTATCCTTAGTCACTTATCACTAGTTACTAATCACTATTTTCTTATTTCCTCCCACAGAGAAGAAAACATTAACAATGAAAAAAATTTTAAAGGACTCATTAACGCATTAAATATGCTAGCTGAAAAATATGGTCTTCCGGTTATTGTTAGTACACATCCCCGAACAAGAAATAAATTAGATCAATACAATAAATCACTAGTCACCAATCACCAATTACCAGTTACTAATAATTTGATCCAGTTCCTTAAGCCAATGGGTTTTATTGATTATAATTATTTACAGATGAATGCAAAAGTTGTTTTATCCGATAGCGGAACGATTTCTGAAGAATCTTCTATTCTTAACTTTCCTGCAATAAACATTAGAGAAGCTCATGAACGACCGGAAGCAATGGAAGAAGCATCAGTTATGATGACCGGATTTAATGAAGAAAGAATATTTCAAGCAATAAAAGTTCTTGAAAGTCAAAAGAGATTTGATGAGAGAACACTCCGCCAAGTATATGATTATTCTATGCCGAATGTATCAGACAAAGTAGTTAGAATTATTATGTCCTATACCGATTATATTAAGCGTGTTGTTTGGAATGAATGA
- a CDS encoding ATP-binding protein, which translates to MLIKRTLFNEIKDHLSAKEISIIIGPRQVGKTTLMKELISELKQTNNNIIFLNLDIENDKRFFESQELLLNKIRLEIGESGYVFIDEIQRKENAGFFLKGLYDLDLPYKFIISGSGSLELKEHIQESLTGRKRLFELLPVTFEEFINYKTKYKYEKKLDSYFDLESQKTNYFLLEYLSFGGYPRVITESSLEEKKKIINEIYRSYIEKDIVSLLKIDRPEAFSLLIKLLSAEVGKILNYSNLAKLTGISTITLKKYLWYSEKTYVIQTIPPFFRNTVKELTKSYSIYFYDLGLRNFANDTFRLVENKNELGFLFQNLVKNIIYEKIKWKSWNIKYWRTTDKAEVDFVIEFSQKLIPIEVKYSALKSISIKRSLRSFIEKYSPPKAFVINLEFENEIKINETTVSFVPFYKIITGKIFDE; encoded by the coding sequence ATGTTAATCAAAAGAACGCTTTTTAACGAAATCAAGGATCATTTATCAGCAAAGGAAATTTCAATAATTATTGGTCCCCGGCAAGTTGGCAAAACAACCTTAATGAAGGAACTGATTAGTGAGCTTAAACAAACCAATAATAATATAATTTTTCTGAATCTTGATATTGAAAACGATAAACGATTTTTTGAAAGTCAAGAGTTGCTACTAAATAAAATAAGGTTAGAAATTGGTGAAAGTGGATATGTTTTTATTGACGAGATACAGAGAAAAGAAAATGCGGGTTTCTTCTTAAAAGGCTTATACGATTTGGATTTACCTTATAAGTTTATCATCTCAGGTTCAGGAAGCTTAGAATTAAAAGAACATATTCAAGAATCATTAACTGGCAGAAAGAGATTATTTGAGCTGCTGCCGGTAACATTTGAAGAATTTATTAATTATAAAACTAAATACAAATATGAAAAAAAACTTGATTCATATTTTGATTTAGAATCACAAAAAACAAACTATTTTTTATTAGAATATTTAAGTTTTGGGGGATATCCGAGAGTTATAACTGAATCTTCTCTTGAAGAAAAAAAGAAAATTATAAATGAGATTTACAGAAGTTATATTGAGAAAGATATTGTAAGTTTACTAAAAATTGATAGACCTGAAGCATTTAGTTTATTGATAAAACTTTTATCTGCTGAAGTTGGTAAGATTCTTAATTATTCTAATCTGGCAAAATTAACCGGAATATCTACAATTACTCTAAAGAAATATCTGTGGTATAGTGAGAAAACGTATGTAATTCAAACTATTCCTCCATTTTTTAGGAATACTGTTAAAGAATTAACAAAATCATATTCTATATATTTTTATGATTTAGGATTAAGAAATTTTGCAAATGATACATTTAGATTAGTAGAAAATAAGAATGAATTAGGATTTCTTTTTCAGAACCTTGTAAAAAATATTATATACGAAAAAATTAAATGGAAATCTTGGAATATTAAATATTGGAGAACTACTGATAAAGCTGAAGTAGATTTTGTAATTGAATTTAGCCAAAAATTAATTCCAATTGAAGTTAAATATTCTGCATTAAAAAGTATTAGTATAAAGAGATCATTAAGAAGTTTTATTGAAAAATATTCGCCGCCAAAAGCATTTGTAATAAATTTAGAATTTGAAAATGAAATTAAAATCAATGAAACAACTGTTTCATTTGTACCTTTTTATAAAATAATAACTGGAAAGATTTTTGATGAATAA
- a CDS encoding acetyltransferase produces MKKIAIFGAGGFGREVQMLIDHINLNVNEWNLIGFFDDGISKGIVINDIPVLGGMTELNCWADELYVVFAIGNPITKKKIVNSINNEKIKYPVLIHPNVIIGNNKYVKIGQGSIICAGVIITVNIDIGEHVILNLSCTVGHDTIIGNYSSFMPTVNISGEVIIKDCVYVGTGAKIINQLEIGENTIIGAGALVAKNLPANCTAVGLPAKPVKFHS; encoded by the coding sequence ATGAAAAAAATTGCAATATTTGGTGCTGGGGGATTTGGCAGAGAAGTTCAAATGTTAATCGATCATATTAATCTTAATGTAAATGAATGGAATTTAATTGGTTTTTTTGATGATGGAATTTCAAAAGGTATTGTAATTAATGATATTCCTGTACTCGGAGGAATGACTGAACTCAATTGTTGGGCGGATGAACTATATGTCGTCTTTGCAATTGGAAATCCAATTACAAAAAAGAAAATTGTCAACAGTATTAATAATGAAAAAATTAAATATCCTGTATTAATTCATCCAAATGTTATAATTGGTAATAATAAATATGTGAAAATTGGTCAAGGCTCAATTATATGTGCTGGTGTTATTATTACTGTAAACATTGATATAGGCGAGCATGTAATTTTAAATTTATCTTGTACCGTTGGCCATGATACAATTATTGGTAATTATTCATCCTTCATGCCAACTGTTAATATCTCAGGAGAAGTTATTATCAAAGATTGCGTGTATGTAGGTACTGGCGCAAAAATAATCAATCAATTAGAAATTGGTGAAAATACAATTATCGGTGCTGGTGCATTAGTAGCAAAAAATTTGCCTGCAAATTGTACGGCTGTAGGTCTTCCAGCAAAACCAGTTAAGTTTCATAGTTGA
- a CDS encoding helix-turn-helix domain-containing protein — protein MHDFDKISVFISLRASGFTYKEIQEEIGVTKPTLVKWNKKYEDEIESTSKFAFCKLFGQELIEDKNQIMLYTDILIKSNNEEYDELLDQKYVNKALDYLEKKFKNEIKSIGFTLTKYGKIKVVTYNFINEE, from the coding sequence ATGCACGATTTTGATAAAATTAGTGTATTTATTTCTCTTAGAGCAAGCGGTTTTACTTATAAAGAAATTCAAGAAGAAATTGGTGTAACTAAACCTACTTTAGTTAAGTGGAATAAAAAATATGAAGATGAAATTGAAAGCACAAGTAAATTTGCATTTTGTAAATTATTTGGACAAGAATTGATTGAAGATAAAAACCAAATAATGTTATATACCGATATTTTAATAAAAAGCAATAATGAAGAATATGATGAACTATTAGATCAAAAATATGTAAATAAAGCTTTAGATTATCTTGAGAAAAAATTCAAAAATGAAATAAAATCTATTGGTTTTACTTTAACAAAATATGGAAAGATAAAGGTTGTAACTTACAATTTTATCAATGAAGAATAG
- a CDS encoding type II toxin-antitoxin system Phd/YefM family antitoxin yields the protein MLTKTKMRKIKDPEVIYKRNNPVSVITDISEYKEMLERSDVIEDINYIESLKNKSLKFRKLDDFLNESN from the coding sequence ATGTTAACAAAAACGAAAATGAGAAAAATAAAAGATCCGGAAGTAATTTATAAAAGAAATAACCCAGTATCAGTTATTACTGATATCAGCGAATATAAAGAAATGCTTGAACGCTCAGATGTTATTGAAGACATTAATTACATTGAAAGTCTCAAAAATAAATCTTTAAAATTTAGAAAACTAGATGATTTCTTAAATGAAAGTAATTAA
- a CDS encoding sugar transferase, whose translation MYSKLFKTFFDKIFSLLVLFILSPVLIFIMLSLYVLNTKNIFFVQNRPGKNEKIFKLYKFKTMTDNKDKFGNLLPDEKRITKIGAFIRKYSLDELLQFFNVLKGEMSVIGPRPLLIEYLPLYNKEQKKRHLVKPGITGWAQVNGRNAISWEEKFKLDVWYVDNISFFLDIKIFFLTILKIFKKEGINSQTSATMEKFNGN comes from the coding sequence ATGTACAGTAAATTATTTAAGACTTTTTTTGATAAAATATTTTCTTTATTAGTTTTGTTTATTCTATCTCCAGTATTAATTTTTATCATGTTATCACTTTATGTATTAAACACTAAAAATATATTCTTCGTGCAAAATAGACCCGGAAAAAACGAAAAGATTTTTAAGCTTTATAAATTCAAAACAATGACTGACAATAAAGATAAGTTTGGTAATTTACTTCCAGATGAAAAAAGAATAACAAAAATAGGTGCATTTATAAGAAAATATTCACTTGATGAATTACTACAATTTTTTAATGTATTAAAGGGTGAAATGAGTGTAATTGGTCCCAGACCATTACTTATTGAGTATTTACCTTTATACAATAAAGAACAGAAGAAAAGACATTTAGTTAAACCAGGTATAACCGGCTGGGCACAAGTTAACGGTAGAAATGCTATATCCTGGGAAGAAAAATTTAAACTTGATGTTTGGTATGTTGATAATATTTCGTTTTTTTTAGATATAAAGATTTTTTTTCTTACAATATTAAAAATTTTTAAGAAAGAAGGAATAAATTCCCAAACTTCTGCAACTATGGAAAAGTTTAACGGAAACTAA
- a CDS encoding PIN domain-containing protein, translating to MKIIDANIVLRYLLKDDQLLFDKSVNIIEKTESFIPTPIVAEIVYVLEKVYNIPKNEIHLALNDLFESRLIVLEDKNFIIFALSAYHKYNLDFADSILLSYKQTLNFEVITFDKKLNKLLN from the coding sequence ATGAAAATTATAGACGCTAATATTGTTTTAAGATATTTACTAAAGGATGATCAATTATTATTTGATAAATCCGTAAATATTATTGAAAAGACTGAGTCATTTATTCCCACACCAATTGTTGCTGAAATAGTTTATGTGCTAGAAAAAGTTTATAATATTCCTAAAAATGAAATTCATCTGGCTTTAAATGATCTTTTTGAAAGTCGTTTAATTGTGCTCGAAGATAAGAATTTTATTATTTTCGCATTAAGTGCTTATCATAAATATAATTTGGATTTTGCTGATTCAATATTATTATCATACAAACAAACTCTAAATTTTGAAGTTATAACTTTTGATAAGAAACTAAATAAATTGTTAAACTAA
- a CDS encoding NAD-dependent epimerase/dehydratase family protein — translation MKHSKSTNLQSQVTSNQSQVTNHQSPIRIGITGQAGFMGTHLFNYLKLKEGVELIPFKDEFFNSQEILENFVKQCDVIVHLAAMNRHDDQNVIYNTNIKLVKDLISACENTNSTPHILMSSSTQENRDNLYGKSKKEGRELLEKWANENGAYFTGMLIPNVFGPFGQPYYNSVIATFCHQLTHGELPQIQVDGELKLIYINELVEEFWKKIHQTNHYLQITNHESQITIHKSLITNHKSLITNYHSTVERYEVPHTSVNKVSEILELLKIFKEQYFDNGIIPEINNGFELALFNTFRCYFPIEKFPFFLKQNIDNRGSFVEIIRTNVSGQYSYSTTKPGITRGDHYHTRKIERFAVISGKAKIELRRIGTDEIVSYDLNGENPSFVDMPIWTTHNITNIGDTDLYTLFWINEPYDPNDPDTYFEKVRIQ, via the coding sequence ATGAAACATTCGAAATCAACCAATCTCCAGTCACAAGTCACAAGTAACCAATCACAAGTTACTAATCACCAGTCACCAATTAGAATAGGCATTACCGGTCAAGCGGGATTTATGGGAACGCACTTATTCAATTATCTCAAATTGAAAGAAGGTGTAGAATTAATTCCGTTCAAAGATGAATTTTTCAATTCACAAGAAATACTTGAAAATTTTGTTAAACAATGTGATGTAATTGTTCATCTTGCCGCAATGAACAGACATGATGATCAGAACGTAATTTATAATACAAATATAAAATTGGTAAAAGATTTAATTTCAGCTTGCGAAAACACAAATTCAACTCCTCATATTTTAATGTCATCTTCAACTCAAGAAAACAGAGATAATCTTTACGGAAAATCAAAAAAAGAAGGACGCGAATTATTAGAAAAATGGGCAAACGAAAACGGCGCATATTTCACCGGAATGCTAATTCCGAATGTATTCGGTCCATTTGGTCAGCCATATTATAATTCGGTTATAGCAACTTTTTGTCATCAGTTAACTCATGGAGAATTACCGCAAATTCAAGTTGATGGCGAACTAAAACTTATTTATATAAATGAGCTTGTAGAAGAGTTTTGGAAAAAAATTCACCAAACTAATCACTATTTACAAATTACCAATCACGAATCACAAATTACAATTCACAAATCACTAATTACAAATCACAAATCACTAATCACTAATTACCATTCAACAGTTGAAAGATATGAAGTCCCGCATACATCAGTAAATAAGGTTTCTGAAATACTTGAATTACTAAAAATCTTTAAAGAGCAATATTTTGATAATGGAATAATTCCAGAAATTAACAACGGTTTTGAACTGGCTTTATTTAATACTTTCCGATGTTATTTCCCAATTGAAAAATTTCCGTTTTTCTTAAAACAAAATATTGATAATAGAGGAAGTTTTGTAGAAATAATAAGGACAAACGTTTCGGGGCAATATTCATACTCAACGACAAAACCCGGAATTACGAGAGGGGATCACTACCATACAAGAAAAATAGAAAGATTTGCTGTAATCAGTGGTAAAGCAAAAATTGAACTTCGACGAATCGGAACCGATGAAATTGTTAGCTATGACTTAAATGGTGAAAATCCTTCATTTGTCGATATGCCGATTTGGACAACACACAACATTACAAATATTGGTGATACCGATCTTTACACTTTATTCTGGATAAATGAACCTTACGACCCAAATGATCCGGATACTTATTTTGAAAAAGTCAGAATACAGTGA
- a CDS encoding acyltransferase: protein MNTEFLYFGKEVKIYSSSKIINPLNIFLDDYSIISDFCFILASKYVRIGKYSNLSPYSLITGGGEVYIGNFVEISFSVKIISGTDDIFGKSLFTPSVPTKLRNTKRLNIEIGDYVFIGANSIIYPGVKIGEGVIVNPGTIVKKNLQAWNIYDGSECKLIGKRKYKNEIISKANDLLNSGKT, encoded by the coding sequence ATGAACACCGAATTTTTATATTTTGGTAAAGAAGTAAAAATTTATTCAAGTTCAAAAATTATTAATCCTTTGAATATTTTTTTAGATGACTATTCAATTATTAGTGACTTTTGTTTCATTCTAGCTAGTAAATATGTTAGAATTGGTAAGTATAGTAATTTATCACCATATTCGTTAATAACCGGTGGCGGCGAGGTGTATATTGGTAATTTTGTTGAAATTTCGTTTAGTGTAAAAATTATAAGTGGTACTGATGATATTTTTGGCAAATCCTTATTTACTCCAAGCGTACCAACAAAATTAAGAAATACTAAAAGGTTGAATATTGAAATTGGGGATTATGTATTTATTGGTGCAAATTCAATTATTTATCCGGGAGTAAAAATTGGTGAAGGCGTAATTGTTAATCCTGGAACAATCGTTAAAAAGAATTTACAAGCTTGGAATATTTATGATGGCTCTGAATGTAAACTAATAGGTAAAAGAAAATATAAAAATGAAATCATTTCAAAAGCGAATGATTTGTTAAATTCCGGCAAAACCTAA
- a CDS encoding PIN domain-containing protein has translation MKKVFVDSDIILDLLAKREPNYIFAARLFTLIDQQKIIGFTSPIVFANLHYLLKKNTSNLSALKNLRKLKTLVNILPVDERVIEQALNSDFADFEDAIQYFTAVNNGINVLLTRNKVDFKKSKIPIATAEEFLKSWETI, from the coding sequence ATGAAAAAAGTATTTGTAGACTCTGATATAATATTAGATTTGCTTGCAAAACGAGAACCAAATTATATTTTTGCAGCAAGATTATTTACATTAATTGATCAACAAAAAATTATAGGTTTTACATCACCAATAGTTTTTGCCAATCTACATTATCTTCTTAAAAAAAATACTTCAAATTTATCAGCGCTTAAAAATTTGAGAAAATTAAAAACTTTAGTAAACATATTACCAGTTGATGAAAGAGTTATAGAACAAGCCTTAAATTCAGATTTTGCAGATTTTGAAGATGCAATTCAGTATTTCACGGCAGTAAACAATGGAATTAACGTATTATTAACTAGGAATAAAGTTGATTTCAAAAAAAGTAAAATACCAATTGCAACGGCTGAAGAATTTCTAAAGAGTTGGGAAACAATTTAA
- a CDS encoding SDR family oxidoreductase codes for MTNLFSLENKTILITGASSGIGKATSIICSELGANLIVLGRNEIKLNNTLLQLNGSTHSSFIGDLNEKVFIEDLVNKCPLLDGIVHSAGIIEYLPSKFYTPEKISKVININYTMPFYFTNLLLKQKKIKNNSSIVFLSSISGVKGGGQAISSYAGSKAALIGTSKIMALEVAKQNIRVNCIAPGMVETEMTEATQKSLSEEAINKDKLKYPLGYGDPKDIANAIVFLLSDASRWITGTTLIIDGGFSCN; via the coding sequence GTGACTAATTTATTTTCACTAGAGAATAAAACTATTTTAATTACGGGTGCTTCTTCTGGAATTGGAAAAGCAACAAGTATTATTTGTTCTGAATTAGGTGCAAATTTAATTGTTTTAGGAAGGAATGAAATAAAATTAAACAATACATTATTACAGTTAAATGGTAGTACACATAGTTCCTTTATTGGTGATTTAAATGAAAAGGTATTTATTGAAGATTTGGTAAATAAGTGCCCATTGCTTGATGGAATTGTGCATTCTGCAGGGATCATTGAATATTTGCCGTCAAAATTTTATACTCCGGAAAAGATTTCAAAAGTAATAAATATCAATTATACAATGCCGTTCTATTTTACAAATTTGTTATTAAAACAAAAGAAAATTAAAAATAATAGTTCGATAGTATTTCTTTCGTCAATAAGTGGTGTAAAAGGTGGAGGCCAAGCAATTTCATCTTATGCTGGAAGTAAAGCTGCACTTATTGGTACATCAAAAATTATGGCACTTGAAGTTGCTAAACAAAATATAAGAGTGAATTGTATTGCGCCAGGTATGGTTGAAACCGAAATGACTGAAGCAACGCAAAAAAGTTTATCTGAGGAAGCAATTAACAAAGATAAACTAAAATATCCACTTGGGTATGGCGATCCAAAAGATATAGCCAATGCAATTGTATTTTTGCTTTCAGATGCAAGTAGATGGATTACTGGTACTACTTTAATCATTGATGGTGGTTTTTCATGCAATTAA
- a CDS encoding four helix bundle protein: MKTHKDLDVWKKSIDFVTEIYRITKQFPEEEKFGLSNQLRRASISIPSNIAEGAARKGKIEFKQFLYIALSSSVEIDTQLIIAKNLDFITNDSYLNLISELSTISKMIQGLLKTLKV; this comes from the coding sequence ATGAAAACACATAAAGATTTAGATGTCTGGAAAAAATCAATCGATTTTGTAACTGAGATTTATAGAATTACTAAACAGTTTCCAGAAGAAGAAAAATTTGGATTAAGTAATCAATTGAGAAGGGCTTCAATTTCAATTCCTTCGAATATAGCCGAAGGCGCCGCAAGAAAAGGTAAGATCGAGTTTAAACAATTTTTGTATATAGCTTTATCAAGTTCTGTTGAAATTGATACCCAATTAATTATTGCTAAGAATTTAGATTTTATTACGAATGATTCTTATTTAAATTTGATAAGTGAATTAAGTACTATATCTAAAATGATTCAAGGATTATTAAAAACGTTAAAAGTATAA
- a CDS encoding acyl carrier protein: MDINTFMQNFADAIEDVQFNQLTEELDFKNELEQWDSLAVMTTLAMIDSEYNVILEGKDIEKCKTISQLFDLVKSKSEA, from the coding sequence GTGGATATTAATACTTTTATGCAAAATTTTGCAGATGCAATTGAGGATGTACAGTTCAATCAATTAACCGAAGAATTGGACTTTAAAAATGAGCTGGAACAATGGGATTCGTTAGCCGTTATGACAACATTAGCAATGATTGATTCGGAGTATAATGTAATTCTTGAAGGTAAGGATATAGAGAAATGTAAAACAATTAGCCAGTTATTTGATTTGGTAAAAAGTAAAAGTGAGGCCTAG
- a CDS encoding ketoacyl-ACP synthase III encodes MHATIKAISYFIPEKTLSNEDLAAEFPEWSVEKITSKIGIKNRHIANENETSLDLAVKSSIKLFEENKIDPNSIDYLLFCTQSPDYYLPTSACIIQDKLGLPTSCAALDFNLGCSGYIYGLSLSKALLESGQANNVLLIMAETYSKFLHQSDKSNRSIFGDAASSTLLSLQNNGSIFKFILGTDGKGEKNLIVRNGGLRNVKINNNEPDNGDFLFMEGSEIFTFTLKMVPKVVSSLLEKNNISMDEIDLVIFHQANKYMLETLRKKINIPETKFYYFIENVGNTVSSTIPIALANAINEKRVLKGSKIMLVGFGVGYSWGGTIIEL; translated from the coding sequence ATGCATGCAACAATTAAAGCAATTAGTTATTTTATACCGGAAAAGACATTATCAAATGAAGATTTGGCAGCAGAGTTTCCGGAATGGTCGGTAGAAAAAATAACATCTAAAATAGGAATAAAAAATAGACACATAGCAAATGAAAATGAAACTTCACTTGATTTAGCTGTTAAGAGTTCTATAAAGTTATTTGAAGAAAATAAAATTGATCCAAATTCAATTGACTATTTACTATTTTGTACGCAAAGCCCGGATTATTATTTGCCAACCTCCGCTTGTATTATTCAGGATAAATTAGGTCTTCCAACAAGCTGTGCTGCTTTAGATTTTAATCTTGGGTGTTCCGGTTATATTTACGGTTTGAGTTTATCTAAAGCACTTCTTGAATCTGGGCAAGCAAACAATGTATTGCTAATTATGGCGGAAACATACTCAAAGTTTTTACATCAATCAGATAAAAGTAATCGTTCCATTTTCGGTGACGCTGCATCTTCAACCTTATTATCACTTCAAAATAACGGATCAATATTTAAATTTATTCTTGGCACTGATGGAAAAGGTGAAAAAAATTTAATAGTTAGAAATGGCGGTCTTAGAAATGTTAAGATAAATAACAATGAACCAGATAATGGGGATTTTTTATTTATGGAAGGATCAGAAATCTTTACTTTTACTTTAAAAATGGTACCTAAAGTTGTAAGCAGTTTATTGGAAAAAAATAATATATCTATGGATGAAATTGATCTTGTAATTTTTCACCAGGCAAACAAATATATGCTTGAAACATTAAGAAAAAAGATTAATATTCCTGAAACAAAATTTTACTATTTTATTGAGAATGTAGGAAATACTGTGTCATCTACAATTCCAATTGCCTTAGCGAATGCGATAAATGAAAAAAGAGTTTTAAAAGGTAGTAAAATCATGTTGGTTGGTTTTGGAGTTGGGTATTCTTGGGGTGGTACAATTATAGAACTTTAA